In Vicia villosa cultivar HV-30 ecotype Madison, WI linkage group LG7, Vvil1.0, whole genome shotgun sequence, the DNA window TGACCCTTCTTTTATATATCCATCATTTAattcaaaaacatttttttatcaattaaatatcaataaaattattttactaaacttaacttatattttatgcaaaattcaaaaaaattaattacaacGAACTACTTTCTTTGATTAGTTAGTGTAAAATTAAATGTTTTTCTTAATATTTATTGCAAAAGTACTTCATGTGAGAAAAAGTACTAGAAACGAAAAACATGCTTTATAACTAAACAGTCGTTGTTTGTTTCATGTTCATTTTTGTCCCATTTGCCTTCGATACGACAtcgttttcatcttcttcttcctcactcTATTATAACTATTTtccctctttcttcttctctaagcgccattttcatcttctttctcttttctcactcgtttctctccACACCAAACCATGAACATTGAACCCAAAACCGAACCCGGTTCACCACCGTGGTCCATTCCCACGAACCCTAACAACTTCGAAAACAAGTCGATTGAAGATCTTATCGGCATTTTGCGCGGAACGTATCAATTTGAAGTTTTTGATATCGTTGAAGGTGTTTTGTTGAGTAGGGATTCGAGTCTCAGAGAAGAGATTCGACTGTTGCAGGAGAATGTTGATTTGGAAAGAGGAAAGCTTCTAGAGGATCTTGACTTTGAGAGACTCTCGAGGATTCAAGCTGAGGTGGATTTTAGACAAAGGGAAGAATTTTATGAGAAGGAGAAAGGAAGATTGAGGGAAAGTTATGAATCTTTGATGAGGGAAGTTAAGGTAAATGGGTTAGCTGAAGGGGTTAGAGTTAGAGAGCTGAGAGAGAAGAATGGTAAGTTGGAGTGTGAAGTTAAGAACTTGAAGGAAAAATGTGTTGAAGATGGGAAGGAAATTGAGGTGTTAAGAGTGAAGAATGATGGGTTAGAGGTTGAGGTTTTAGGGTTGAGGGAGATGAAGGGAAAATGGGAGGAAGATAGCAATGAAATTTGTGTGTTGAGAAAGATGGTTGGTGATTTAGAGAATGAAGTAAGGGAGTTGAGGAAATTGAGGAAAAAATCGTTAGATGATAGTGTTGCGATCGATGAGCTTAAAAGGAAGGTTCGTGTAATGGAGGATGATAAAAATGAGTTGGTTAAACTAgaggttaaaaaagatgaattgGAGGGATCAGTGAAGAAGAATTTGGGAACTATAAGTGAGTTGAGGAAGGAAAATGGTAAATTGGCGGATGAGAAGAGACGAGTTGAGGAATTGCTCGAGTCTTCGAACACGAGGTTTCGCGGACTGAGTGAAAGAGTTAGAAAATTGGAGAATGATATTATCCCTTTGCTGAGTGTTGATGCTTCTGGTGATAGAAAGAATGAGGGGGGACCTTCTGTGAAACCTGTTGTTGCTGATTTTGAAGACAAAGATAGAGATGTTCGTGACAACAAGTTCCGAAATGACACCGGGGAGGAGGCTGAAGATGCTCACCATTCTCCTGAAGTTGCTGTTAGTACTCAGCCACAGAGCAAAGGGGACAAGGGTGCTCAAGGTGCATCACCAGGTAAGGAATTTATGCATGCATGGCTTATTCGCTTAAAAGATATGCATTTATTGATTGCATCGCTTATTCGCTTAAAAGATATGCATTTATTGATTGTTATTTTATAGTTATTGAATTAAATATGGGTGGTGGAATAAATTTTCGGTCAGATTGCTTGGTAGATTGGCCCTCGAACCTTAATTTTCCTGATTTAATGAAGCAAGAGTAGCTATTATTATGTTTTATAATTTCTTTGAACTAGTTGGGCTACTAGGGATTGAACCAAACCACATTGAAATACCTATAACTGATCATCATATTTTGCAACACGAGTATACAATAACCAACATAATAATAGCAACCACGATGAGAAGGTGGACTCAAAGAGACTAGTAATAACTAAGTTTATTATTGAGGTATTGTAGTAATTAGCAGTGACTACTAGTCTCTTTGAGTCCACCTTCTCATCTTGGCTCCTATTACATAAACTCAATTTGAACCAAAATATTATGGTTCTCTCCTGATGGAATTTGAATTGTGGCTTTTGAAGCTTCTTTTTTCCTCGCCCGGATTCATGTTTATTCCATGTTTCTCAGCCCAAGCAAGCTATTACCTTTTGCTGAGTGGTTTTCCTATGGAAATGGAACAGTGGAACCTCAAACAAATCTTGGTTCTAGGGAGGTTTTTCTTTCGCGATAATAAATTGATAAGACTGGTATGATATTGATTCTGTTGCATAACAGACATGCTGCGGAAGCTAGCTACTTTGGAAGATAAATTCATGAGGCGAAGCTCTAATTTCAGCCTTGAGGACAGGACAGAGCCGTGCAATAAGAACCCGGAAATTTTAGCAACTAGAATAAGAGAGAGCCATGATCCTAGAGAATGGATTTAAGATTGATTGTGTCATGATTGCAGGATCACAGGTCAAGGGTTGGATGGTATACGCAATAAGGCCCAAGGAAGTGGTTGAGATGGTCAGGTCTTGTGGGAGCTAGTTATTCAGTAGTGTCGAGAAAGAGTAGTGGAACGCGAGTTACTTATAACTTAGAAAGAGACAGTCTGTGTGATTAGTATACATTATATAGCAGCTATTTTCTGAGTGATTAGAATACATTATATAGCAgctattttctatttttgttcTTTTCTCTTCTGAAACCAATTATAGCTATTACTTTGAAGCTTATTTAGAATATAATAGTATGTTCTTCAGTTTTGTACTTCCTATTGTAGAGATATAATCCAAGACTTTTTATAGGATAATTGAGTGATTCTAAACCTGTATTTTTGCTTCATCTCACCTGTTCCTTCAGACAGTTTTTTGGAACATTTTCTGCAGGTGAAAATAGTTGGATGGTATACACAAGAAGGCCCAAGAATACAATTAAGATGACAGGGTCTAGCGAAAGTAAGTTATTTAGTAGCATACAGTAGGCAGGCGTAGTGGAATTAGAATAGTTATTTAGGTTAGTCAAAGAAGAGACAGTGTGAATATGTAGTACTCTTTTGGAGCTTTTGTCTGGGAAATTATTAGTTAGCACTTATCATACAGTAGCTCTTTTGTATTTCTATTCTTTTTTGTTCTTCGGAAACCATATATTGTTTAATACTCTGCATTTCCTTAAATGATTTTTACTGTTAATTGTGGATGCTCTCACTTGGTGAAGAAGCAAGACCAATAAGGCCATTGGTAAAAAGGGAACTTAGTTGTATCTGTAATGTGAAAATCACTACTGTAATAAATGTTGCTGAAAAGAGGAAGTCCGGAAGGTGATTTGAGTCATGGTGACGGAGGGTTATGAGGGTAAGGAAGGAGCGATACACGAGATGCTTGTGGGTACGGAGATTGAAGAGGAAGAAATTCAAAATTATGTACCATGAAGCTGAAGGGAGAAATTCAAGGGGTACCTAGTCTAATGTTAGTTGATAGTGGAGCAACACAATTTTATATCCAAGAAGTTAGTTCATGCAATGGGATGGAAAGGTGGAAGATACAATTCCACTACCTGTGAAAATGGGTGATGAGTTTCAAGCCAAAACTCAAGGTGAATGCAGGGATATTATCATCGAGGATGGAAAAGTGAAATTAACAGTAACAGCTCTGTTATTTGACTTGGATGACATAGATGTGGTTTTGGGAATGGCGTGGTTGACTAAATTGGGTGAGATGTGTGCGGGTTGACTGAATGCAACAACTGATGCGTTTTAAGTTTAATGGAGAGTGGGTGGAGTTGAGTGGAGCTAGTAGTAAATTGGAGCAACAAGGCGCTTTACAAAGCTTCTTAACAAGGTCGAGGTATGATGTGGATTGGTTGTACATGTCTATTGGGGGAAATTCTTTTGCAGGAGGGGTGACCAATTGCTTATTTCAGCAAAGCATTAGCGGAGAGCAATTTAACAAACTCAGCTTATGAGAAAGAGCTTATGGCTGTAACGTTATCCGTCCAACATTGAAGTGCTGGCTACCAGAGCAGTGATCAAGGAAGGTGACACTGTGAAACAACTGCTGATACACTGGAAGGACAGACCGGTTGAAGAAGCAACTTGAGAGGATGAATTCATTATGTGTAGTCAATTCCACGGCTTTCAGACTTGAGGACAAGTCTGATTCTGCAGGAGGGAGTATTGATAGAGATGCAAGGGTATTGGATCAGCAAAGTGAGCCCAAAGTGTGAAAAGTCTTTGTGAGAAAGAATAGACAATAACAATGCTGATGTGGCAGTAGGGTCAGTGTGAGAGGCATGATTTAGTTATGAATTCTGTTATAAGAGGTGTGAGGAGGAGGTGAGAGGTGGAGGCAGAAGTTGTTATTCTGTTTGTTGGCAGAGAATTGTGATTTCTCTGAGGTGTTCAGCTCTAGGGTGGATTGTAAGTGCGTTCCCATCTGCATTTGCTTttctaataaaataatacaaaaccATTTCTGCTCTTTTTGGATTGTTGGTTGAGGTTTGATAGCGCCAGTGAATAAAATGTTTTAGGAAGATGTTATTGATTCTCTTAGCCTAAAGCATCTACTTTTTGATTGTGTCTTTATATTCTTGCTCTCTTCGAAAACTGGTAAACATCTTTTCTGTGATTTCTTCCTCAtgtttgacaaatattttgtgcCAGGTAAGGGAACAATGCAATTGGAAAAGAATATTGAGATCATAAatcttgttgatgatgatgatgatgatgatgataagtgTATGTCTATGTCTCGAGGAGTACATGAAAAGAAGGTTGTTTTTGGAAATGCGATGAAGATTGAGGATCCAACTCCAAGTTCTACAGTAGCATGGCAACAACAAATCAAGCCTGCAAATCCACTTGACATGTTAAAAAGGAAAATTTCTTTCAGCGACAGTGAAAGCTCTAGTTCTACTTCCTCCTTTGATCCATCGTTTCTTGATAATCTTGCAATAAGCTCTGCAGTATCACATGCTAAAAAGAGAAAAGTGTAGCAGGATAAAACCACTAGCCAAGGTAACCAGCCTATAACATTACATAAATACATATCCAACTCAGCCATGACCTTTTGTTAGGTTTAATGAACCATGAACTCATCTTTATGTTGGTTCTTAGTTTTGAAAAATATGTACAAATGTTAGATTGTATGTTGCAAACATGGGAGTCATGGTACATTTGTATCTAGTAGATGTActtcaaccaaaaaaaaaaatgaatgttcTCTAttatgtttgtttgattatggtATGTGTATAGTTTTATCcactttgaagaaatcaaattctcatTTTATCAACACTTGAAACATTTGAGAATGTAGCAGAATAGACTCTCATTTTATCAGAATTAAAACATTTGCGACATAACACATACTTTTTATACTCCATTTCTTTTTAACAAAGGACTAAGTTAacataacatatttttatttatttataattaattagtatttgTTAAAGTATTATAATTAAAATGCTATCATATttaaataataactaaataagaaaataacatacagcctatattaattattaaatataacaaatatataaaaataaaaataattataatgttactaatttattaaaaagaaatagtctttCATCAAGAAAATTACTCGCACCAACTATAATTTAAATGATCTTAACAATGcttttttgttgtatttttcatAGGGTGTATTTGGTGTGTAATTTTCCTCGGGGTTTTTGTCTTATGCCCCGTCTTTTGTAATCGTGTTGTTAGAACTTTTGGTTCTATTAATAAAatcttgatttaaaaaaaaaatattaaaataattatttataaaatcaatACTTAAAATAGCTatagtaaaaatataattatacatATAAAGTAAGTCATTAAGTAAATAATAAACtaagaaaatttattaaaacAATATATTCAATGTATTGAAGTTTGCAATCTCTTAAATTTTAGTCAATATTAgacaaaaattaataaatttaacatTACTATCAAGATTCTTAATATATCCATATTTTAATTCTGAACCATTTTTGTTCaattaaatatcaacacaaatattttactaaattttaacatttattttCTACGAAATTTTGAAAACATTAATTGCAATTAACTAATTTCTTTTATtagtcaaaaattaaaattttatttctagtATTTATAACcaaaacaagtacaaacaaaaaaacattattttgtaACTAAACTGTTAGATTTTTATTTTGTCCCATCTTCACCCAATCTCATGAACATTCAATCCAAAATCGAATCTGGTTCATCACCGAAGTTCGTttccacaaaccctaacaactttgaAGATAAGACGATTCAAGATCTAGTCAGTATACTGTGCAATACGCGTCAATATCAAACTTTTGATCGAGTTGAAGGTGTTTTGGTGAGTAGGGATACGAGTCTGAGAGAAGAGATTCAACGGTTGCGAGAGAAAGTTGACTGGGAGAAACAAAAACTTTACTTTGAGAGACTCTCAAGGAGTCAGGCTGAGGTAAATTATAGGAAAAGAGAAGAATTGCATGAGAAAGAGAAAAGAAGACTGCaggaaagttatgaatttttgttaAAGGAAGTTGAAAAGTTGAAGGAAAAATGTGTTAATGATGGGAAAGATGCTGAGCATTCTCTTGGAGTTGGTGCCAGTATTCAGCCACAGAGCAAAGGGAAAAAGGTTGATGAAGGTACATCATCAGGTATGAAAATTATGCATGCATCACTTATTCATATAAAACATATGCATTTATTGAATGCTAGtactttatataattattaaattaaatatgaattgttGAATAAAAGTTGAGTCAGATCTGTGATTTCCTCCTCATGTTTTTGTGCCAGGTAGGGGAACAATGAAAGTGGGAAAGAATATTGAGATCATAAaccttgaagatgatgatgatgatgagcatCAGGGTATGGCACGAGGAGTATATGCAAATCCaattgacatggtaaaaagaaaaATTGATTTCAGCGACAGTGATAGCTcgagt includes these proteins:
- the LOC131615714 gene encoding uncharacterized protein LOC131615714 isoform X1; this translates as MNIEPKTEPGSPPWSIPTNPNNFENKSIEDLIGILRGTYQFEVFDIVEGVLLSRDSSLREEIRLLQENVDLERGKLLEDLDFERLSRIQAEVDFRQREEFYEKEKGRLRESYESLMREVKVNGLAEGVRVRELREKNGKLECEVKNLKEKCVEDGKEIEVLRVKNDGLEVEVLGLREMKGKWEEDSNEICVLRKMVGDLENEVRELRKLRKKSLDDSVAIDELKRKVRVMEDDKNELVKLEVKKDELEGSVKKNLGTISELRKENGKLADEKRRVEELLESSNTRFRGLSERVRKLENDIIPLLSVDASGDRKNEGGPSVKPVVADFEDKDRDVRDNKFRNDTGEEAEDAHHSPEVAVSTQPQSKGDKGAQGASPGENSWMVYTRRPKNTIKMTGSSESKGTMQLEKNIEIINLVDDDDDDDDKCMSMSRGVHEKKVVFGNAMKIEDPTPSSTVAWQQQIKPANPLDMLKRKISFSDSESSSSTSSFDPSFLDNLAISSAVSHAKKRKV
- the LOC131615714 gene encoding uncharacterized protein LOC131615714 isoform X2, which gives rise to MNIEPKTEPGSPPWSIPTNPNNFENKSIEDLIGILRGTYQFEVFDIVEGVLLSRDSSLREEIRLLQENVDLERGKLLEDLDFERLSRIQAEVDFRQREEFYEKEKGRLRESYESLMREVKVNGLAEGVRVRELREKNGKLECEVKNLKEKCVEDGKEIEVLRVKNDGLEVEVLGLREMKGKWEEDSNEICVLRKMVGDLENEVRELRKLRKKSLDDSVAIDELKRKVRVMEDDKNELVKLEVKKDELEGSVKKNLGTISELRKENGKLADEKRRVEELLESSNTRFRGLSERVRKLENDIIPLLSVDASGDRKNEGGPSVKPVVADFEDKDRDVRDNKFRNDTGEEAEDAHHSPEVAVSTQPQSKGDKGAQGASPGKGTMQLEKNIEIINLVDDDDDDDDKCMSMSRGVHEKKVVFGNAMKIEDPTPSSTVAWQQQIKPANPLDMLKRKISFSDSESSSSTSSFDPSFLDNLAISSAVSHAKKRKV
- the LOC131615719 gene encoding uncharacterized protein LOC131615719, with product MNIQSKIESGSSPKFVSTNPNNFEDKTIQDLVSILCNTRQYQTFDRVEGVLVSRDTSLREEIQRLREKVDWEKQKLYFERLSRSQAEVNYRKREELHEKEKRRLQESYEFLLKEVEKLKEKCVNDGKDAEHSLGVGASIQPQSKGKKVDEGTSSGRGTMKVGKNIEIINLEDDDDDEHQGMARGVYANPIDMVKRKIDFSDSDSSSSSSSSDDSSFLDNLRKWSAVPHAKKMKM